One window of Perca flavescens isolate YP-PL-M2 chromosome 6, PFLA_1.0, whole genome shotgun sequence genomic DNA carries:
- the paqr7b gene encoding membrane progestin receptor alpha-B, whose protein sequence is MATVVMEQIGRLFINAQQLRQIPQLLESAFPTLPCTVKVSDVPWVFRERHILTGYRQPDQSWRYYFLTLFQRHNESLNVWTHLLAALIILVKWQEISETVDFLRDPHAQPLFIVLLAAFTYLSFSALAHLLSAKSELSFYSFYFLDYVGVAVYQYGSALAHYYYAIEKEWHTRVQGLFLPAAAFLAWLTCFGCCYGKYASPELSKLSLKLCQVVPSALAYCLDISPVVHRIYSCYQEGCSDPVVTYHFYHMVFFLISAYFFCCPHPESLFPGRCDFIGQGHQIFHIFVVVCTLMQIEALKIDFTERRPFYERLHGDLAHDAVALFIFTACCSALTAFYVRNRVRASLHEKEE, encoded by the coding sequence ATGGCGACGGTGGTGATGGAGCAGATCGGTCGCCTGTTTATCAACGCGCAGCAGCTGCGTCAGATCCCTCAGCTGCTGGAGTCGGCCTTCCCCACGCTGCCTTGCACTGTGAAGGTGTCCGACGTTCCCTGGGTTTTCCGTGAGCGTCATATCCTCACCGGCTACAGACAGCCAGACCAAAGCTGGCGCTACTACTTCCTCACCCTCTTCCAAAGGCACAATGAGTCCCTCAATGTGTGGACCCACCTGCTGGCCGCCCTCATCATCTTGGTGAAGTGGCAGGAGATCTCGGAGACGGTGGATTTTTTGCGAGACCCTCACGCCCAGCCCCTCTTCATTGTCCTCCTGGCAGCCTTCACCTACCTCTCCTTCAGCGCTCTCGCTCATCTGCTCTCTGCCAAGTCCGAGCTCTCCTTCTACAGCTTCTACTTCCTCGACTATGTTGGGGTGGCTGTCTACCAGTATGGCAGTGCCCTGGCACACTACTACTACGCCATAGAGAAAGAGTGGCACACTAGAGTGCAAGGGCTCTTTTTACCCGCTGCAGCATTCTTGGCCTGGCTTACTTGCTTCGGCTGCTGCTACGGCAAGTATGCTAGCCCCGAGCTGTCAAAGTTATCCCTCAAGCTCTGCCAAGTGGTGCCCTCCGCCTTGGCTTACTGTTTAGACATAAGCCCTGTGGTTCACCGCATCTACAGCTGCTACCAGGAGGGCTGCTCAGACCCAGTTGTGACGTACCATTTCTACCACATGGTCTTTTTTCTTATCAGCGCCTATTTCTTCTGCTGCCCTCACCCAGAGAGTTTGTTCCCTGGGAGGTGTGACTTCATCGGGCAGGGCCACCAGATCTTTCACATATTCGTGGTGGTGTGCACCCTGATGCAGATCGAAGCGCTGAAAATAGACTTCACAGAGCGCCGTCCCTTCTACGAGCGCCTTCACGGCGATCTCGCACACGATGCCGTTGCACTCTTCATCTTCACTGCCTGCTGCAGTGCTCTCACCGCTTTTTATGTGCGCAATCGTGTCCGTGCCTCTCTGCACGAGAAGGAGGAGTAA